CACCACCGCACCCGTGAGGGCTCCTCCGCCGGCGAGAATCAGGAACTGCTCAATGGTCCCTGGCACGCTGATGGCGCTGCCGGTAACCGCGGTGACCACGGCGACCTTGTACAGGACCAGCGACGTGGCGTCGTTGAACAGGCTTTCCGCCTGCACCAGGACCTGTACGCGCGGTGGGAGAGACAGACGTCGGCCGAGCGCGGTGACGGCCACGGGGTCGGTGCTGGCCAGGACAGAGCCGAGGATGAGCGCGGTCGCGGCGGTAAGCGGAGTGATCGCGGCGGCCACGTACCCGACGCCGAGGGCCGAGGCGAGGACCAGGCCGAAGACCAGTCCGCTCACAGGCCTCCACACGGTGCGCAGATCGCGGACAGAGATTTCCCCGGCCGAGGCATAGAGCAGTGGGGGCAGCACCAGCACGTTGATCACTTGAGGCGGCAGGCGCACCTCGGGAACCCAGGGCATCAGCCCCACGACCAGACCGGCAATCACGAGGAGTGACGGAGCGGGCAGGCTCCAGCGCCGGGCACCGGTCGCCACAGCTGTGGCCAGGACCACGAGCAGCAGGACAACGGTCAGGCCGGTCATGGAGCGTCCCCGGTGAGCTACGGCTTGTTACCACCCTCTGACCAGGTGCTTTATCAACGTAACCGACATCGGACGGTGATGCAGCCTGACTTGGAGCAGCGAGTACTGAAGGTTCTGGCCTCGCTTCACGACGCTTGTGCGACCGCCAGGTCCGAGCCCGCAGGTGTTACCGGTAGTCCCGGCCGGCGATCCGGTGCAGGGCCATCGCGGCACCGAAAAGCTGGACGCCGCGGGCGGTGTGCGGGTCGACGCCGGTCAACTCGGTCACACGAGCCAAGCGGTTGTCGACCGTGTTGGGGTGCACGTCAAGTGCCTGAGCCGTACGGCGCCGGTCGAAGTCACAGTCGAGAAAGGCGGCCACGGTCGCGGTCAGGCCGGGTTGGCGGTCCAGCGGTTCGAGCAGGGCGCCCAGTTCGGGTGCGCTGTCCGCAGCTCCCGACAGATGGTAGTCGAGCAGCACGTCCCGCAACCGGTGCAGGCCGGGCTTGTCTGCAACGGCTGCGATGCGGCGTGCTCGTTCGGCCGCTGCGGGGACTTCCTCGGGGGTTCCCGCAGGCGCGGCGCCTACGATCGGCGCTGTCGGAAGACGGGAGGAGAGCCGGCCGGCGACGGCGTCGAGTGCGGTCCGAGAGGGCAGCAGGATGCAGCCGCCGCATTCGTCCGGCAGACTGAGCACGCGTCCCTCGGCCAGCGGAGCGAGCCGGGCCAGCACCCGACGCAGCAGCCTGCGTGCCGCCACCGGCGTCCGGGGCTCGGGCGCCTGCACACTGAGCACGAGGTAGCCGGGTTCCAGGGACAGCCCGTAACGGGCGGCGACCTCCCGGGGCTCGTCACCACGGATGAGTGCCCGGGCCAGCTCCCGTGCCGCCCCCTGGTGGTCGGCGAGGCCCGCAAGGTACGCCTCTGTGACATTTTCGACGGTGGCCTGGAGCGCGCTGAGCTGCATCCGGGTCAACGACTGCAATGCCGCCTCCTCGCCCGGACGGGCCAACTCGCTCAGGGCGTCCAGCAGCACCTGGGCACCGACGTGGTACCCCCTGAGCAACTGCACCAGGGGAAGGCCTTCCTCGGCGCGCTGGACCGCGCGTTCCCGGAACACCACGATGTCGGTATCCGGCAGGCCTTGCACATGACGGAGGAAGCCACGTATCGCGTGACGGGCTGTCGCCGCGATCTCCACATCCCGCATCTCACCGGGCAGGAGATCGAAGCCAGGCACCTCGGCCCGCTGACGTTCCACGATGGCCCTGGCCAGCTGGTTGATCCGCGGTTCGAGGCGTGCCGCCAGCCGAATCACGCCGTCTCGCGCAGCGTCTGGTTGTGACATGTCACAACTGTAGGCAGCTGTCAGTGGCCTGCGGGCAGATTGCTCCGAGCCCTGGTTCACGGTGGCATGGGCACCATGAGCTTCTCCCTCACCGACTACGCAGACCGGGTCTGGCACGGCGCCGTCGACGACAGCATCGTCCATGCCGGGCAGGCCGGTTCCGCCGTCACCGAAGTGGTCGACGGCGTCGGCTGGTACCCCGGCTTCGGCAATGTCATCACCTTCCACACGGACGACGAGGTCATCCTGTTCGACACCGGCAACCCGCTCGCCGCCGACAGCCTCCACCAGGCCGTCCGCGCCTGGAGTCGACTCCCGGTGACCACCGCCGTCTTCTCGCACGGTCACATCGACCATGTCTTCGGGATGGGGCCCTTCGATGCGGAGAACGCACCACGCCCGACCGTGCTCGCCCACGAGAGGGTCGGGGAACGGTTCGACCGCTACCTGCTGACGGGCGGCTACAACACGGTCATCAACCAACGTCAGTTCCGGCTGCCGGATTTGACCTGGCCGACCCAGTACCGCAGGCCCGACCTGACTTACCGGGATGCGCTCACCCTGACCCGCGGTGAGCTGACCTTCGAGCTCTTCCACGTGAGGGGCGAGACCGACGACGCGACCGTCGCCTGGATCCCCGAGCACCGCATCCTGTGCCCTGGTGACATGTTCATCTGGGTTTCCCCCAACTGCGGCAACCCGCAGAAGGTACAGCGCTACCCACGTGAGTGGGCGCTCGCACTGCGCCGCATGGCGGCCCTGGGCGCGGAGATCATGCTGCCCTCGCACGGGGCACCACTCTTCGGCGCCGACCGGATCCGCCTGGCGCTCACCGAGACCGCGGAATGGCTGGAGAGTCTGGTCCAGCAGACGCTGGACGGACTCAACTCCGGTGCCCGGCTGGACGATCTGATCCACTCCGTACGCCCGCCCGCCCATCTGGCCGACCGCGTCTACCTGCAAGCCAAGTACGACGAACCCGAGTTCATCGTGCGCAACCTGTGGCGGCGCTATGCCGGGTGGTACGACGGCAACCCCGCGCACCTCAAACCGGCTCCCGACGACCAGGTCGCCACCGCGCTGGCGGACCTCGCAGGCGGTGCGGCCGCCCTGTCGGACGCGGCTCGACGCTACGCGGACGCGGGCGAACTGAGGGTCGCCGGCCACCTCGCGGAGTTCGCGGTACAGGCCGCCCCGGACGACGCCACGGTGCACGCCGCACGCGCCGACATCAACCAGGCACGCGCCGAGTCCGAGTCCTCCCTCATGGCCCAAGGCATCTTCACCTGGGCCGCGACCGAGTCACGAGAACGGTGCGGCGACAAATCCTGACCCGGGCACCGCCGACGGCAGGGCGACCCCGGACGGCAGACCGAAGGGGAACCACAGAACCGTGGGCGCGGCGGCATCGCCGGGCAGCCGCCGGGCAGCCTCGCCCCTGCGCTGCCGGTGCTCCCGGCCGCCGCGTGACCGCGCAACCCGCTCAGCACCTCGCTACCGGCCCACCACCGGTGATCGACGACTGCGCAAGTGGCGCGGGCCGCGGGCCGGTTCCTTGCCCAAGTAGTGCGACAACTCCCTTCCCCTCGGCGTCACCGAGGAGAAGGCCACCTTGAGAATCGCGGCGGCAGCGTTGACAGCCGCGATTGGTCTACGCCAGGTTTTGCCATGCGCGCATCAACCTCGCCTCACCCCGAGAGGGCCGATCCGTTGACGAACCGACGTGCACTGATCGCTTTCACCGCCGCGCTCCTCCTGCTCGCACTGCCCGGCCAGGCATCCGCACAGCCCACGACGTCGACCGACGCCTTCAACAGCCTGACCGTGGAAAGCCATCCGGATTGGATGGCCACGGTGCCCGACGGGACCAGCCTGGCAGCGCTGTCGCTACCCGGCACGCATGACACCCTCGCCATCCACGGCGGCCTCGCCCCTTGGGCGTACGAGGCCCAGGAAGACCATGGCGACAGCGCCGCAACCCTCACCGCCCAACTCGCCGCAGGCGTCCGTGCGATCGATATCCGTGTCCGGGTCGTCAACGGCGGCACAGCCTTCGCCATCCACCACACCGACGTGTACCAGAACGCGAACTTCGACGACGTACTGACCACGGCAGCCGCATTCCTCGCCGCGCACCCGACCGAGACCGTCCTGATGGATCTGCACGGCGAGTGCGACGCTGACACCACCGAGGGCGGCAGCGGCAACAGCTCGATCGGACACTGCGCCGACGACCCGTCGAACACCACCGAGGCGGCCCGCGAGGTCCTCTTCCAAAGCTACCTCGTCCACTACCCCGGCCTCTTCTATGCCCCCAGTGTCGCCGGCTCGTCCACCGCCGCCATGCCGACCCTCGGCCAGGTCCGCGGACATATCGTGCTGACCACGTTCACCGGCCCGCGCGGCCAGGTCTACCCCGGATACGGCCTGACTCAGCTCACCACCGGCAACTGGGCCCAATACGTGGAGAACGACTACCAGCAGTGCAACCTCGACCAAAAGTGGAACGAGGCACGGGCCAACCTGGTCAACGCCAGCAACGACACTGCCGGAAACATGTACACCACCTACACGTCAGCGAACTGCGCACCCTTCGGCGCAGATCCGGCCGACATGGCGGGCGGGTACGGCGGCGGTACCGGCATCAACCAGCGCCTCCTCGACTACCTCAAGGGCAGCAGAGCCTCGCACACCGGCACGGTGCTGACCGACTACCCCGGCCACTCCCTGATCGACGCGGTCATCAGCAGCAATCCAGGGATGTCGCTCAACTGACCCGACCGGGTGCTGGGCCTCGGCATTCCCGGTGCCGCAGTTCAGCGATCGCCGCCGGTGATATCTATCGTGCTTCGGCTCCACATCATTGTGGTCGGGGTCGGAGATCAGGGCTGATCCCCGGGCCCCTCAGAACCAGACATGCACCTTTCCGGCTGGAGTGGTTGCCCCCACTGTGAAGGCTCTCCGTCCAGCCTCAGAATTCGCTGCCCTTCGATTCGCCCCCGGGCCGTCCCGGCAGTTCCGGGGCTTGCGGCATTAGCGGGGCGTTTGTGGTCAGTGAGTTCCGGTTGGCCACGCTCAGGAGCTGACTGAGCTGTTCGGCGTTGTCGATGAGCGTCCCATTGACACTGATCGGGTTTCTCGGCGGCTGGCCGTTCTGCAGGTCGGCCAGGGTCACTGACAGGGCGCCCCAATTGTTCTCCATGTCGAGCACCGCGGGCGCCGGAGCCGATCCCGTGTACCACCTTTCCGGACGGTCTCGGTGGCTTGTGCTGTCTGAGGAGCGGAGACCGCTGATGGACTGGGCGATTCCGTTGAATCGGGTGGCTTCGCTGACCATTTGGGCAAGCACCGTCATGGCACGTTCACGCTCGGACACTGACGCGTCCCTTGTCATGGTGTGAATGGCTTGCACCATCGCCTGCTGTCCGAGAGGGATGGTCGCTCGCTCCTGCGGATAGGTGAACCGGAATCCGGCTTCCTCGAACCCCTGGGGCACCGCGCCGGCGTCCGCCATCCAGTAGTTGCGGTTCTGGTTGCGCCAGCCCACGACGTAGAGGTCGCTGGGGCGGATGAGGAGGTCGACCGTGGCCACGGAGTTGCCCTCACCGGTGCTGAGTCGTACGGAGATCGGGTTCGGGTCCTGCCTGGTCTGGCGAAAGCTGTAGCGGTTGGCGTTGTAGGTGGCGCTCGGCCCGTCCTCGCTCACGGCGTTTCGGACTCGGTTCACGAACTGAAGGTATTCTTGGGGAGTGGCGCTGTCGGCGTTGCTGAACTCGACGGCAATGGATTGTTGCGATGTGAGGTCGCGTCGACTCCTGTTCGAATTGCCAGAACCCTGCTCGTCCTGCCCACCGGCGTTCTGGCCTCGGCCTTGGGCTTGGTTCGCGGCGTAGGTGGAGCCATCCGACAGCGAACTGGAAGGAATTCCGCTTGCGTGCTGCCGCTGATCGGGCTCAGCGGCCTGCACCGTGGTGACGCCGATTCCGAGCACGGTGGACCCGACGGCAGCGGTGGCGATTCCTATGCTCACGCGCCGAAACACAGATGGAGTTTTCTGCCTGTGATGATTGCTCATGTTGTCAGTCAATGGTGCCCGCCTGCCAGTCCACAACAGGTTGTGGTGACTACTGGGGCGGACTCTGAGGCCTCGCGGTCCAATGCCTACGGAAACTGACTCGGATCCCTGCGGAACTCCAGCCGGAGTCCCAGGGCTTTGTTTGAAGACCGCCAGGTTGTGACATGCGTCCAGGCGCGAGAGAATTCAGACGCCGCCAACTCGAAGCCTGATTGATCGGTTCAGGCTCATCCACTCCTTGCGAACAGCGGCCAGGCGACGTCATATCGACCGATCGGGGGGAAGCGGTCGGCCGGAACTCAGCGTCTGCGGCGGTGCCGCGGAGGCTCAGAAGCGGTTGCTCACGGCCGGGAAGAGCCGCAATGACTTGGGGCTGCCTCTGTGCACGCCACGTCCTCCTTGATCTGCCGACGAGCACGTGGGCAAGGAAGTACGCTATCTTGCCACGGAGTTGGCCCTCCTTGCAGCGGCGGTTGGGCCGCAGGGAGCGGCGTATGACGAGCCAGGGGTGAAGCCGTCGACCGAGCTTTTGCTGGTGACATTGGCGGCGGAGGCGGTCCAGCCGTACAGGCACCCGCCTTTGGCGCCGTACGTAGGAAGGTTCTCCGGCGGCACGGTCGACTTCAGCGGTAGCCGATTTGCCGGCAGCGCAGTCGACTTCGGCCACGCCGAGTTCGCCGGCAGCACCGTCGGCTTCTCTCGCGCAAGGTACCAGCCTCACACCCTCCATCGGAGGAACCGTTCCCACCCGTCTACGACTGCATCCAACTTGGCAGATGTATGGCCGAGCCTCGTTCGTGCTGCTCCCATGCGCCCTGGGGCACCGGCCCGGCAGACCGGAGAAGACCCAGTCAGTGTGGTTGACCCTTTGGCGCGGGCGCGGTCGAGCGCACCTCGTTGCGGAGGTCCGGCCCGGCAGCACCCGAGCAGTCCTCCCTGACCTCCGGTACGGCGATTACGGCGATTCGTGACTGATCGTCCGTAACCATGATCTTCCCGGCTGCGGACAGTGCCGCATGAATCGGGGGTTTGCGGATGTGCCGGGGAGCGGCCCCTTGTGTATCCATCCCCGCCGGGTATGGTCTGAGACCGGCTCGGCCAGGCGGCCGTGCGCTGTTGAACCGTGAGGTTGTGCCAGCCCGGGGGCGGAAACTCGGCCTGTGTGGCGCGGACTTCCGGCTGTCTGCCTGCGGAGGTGGCATGGAGCGACAGGCTGCTCTCCGGGTGAACCGGGAGCCTGGACCCTCACAGCTGCCGTCGGCGGTCTCCGACTGCTTGGCGAACGGGACGGGCGGTGAGCCGCTCGATGCCGTGGGACGGTTAGGCCCGTGGAATGCCCGTGACGCTGTCCGCCCGGACTCCCGGCCGTGATCCACAGCGGGGCCGGGCACCCTTGGCGGATCGGTATCCGTCCTGGCGGTCGCGGCACGACTCCGTCGTAGAACTGGTCGCGGCCACGCCCGGCCACGGCACCAGCGTCTGAAGGAGACACAGAGGAACGTGAACGGTCACCTGAACCTGGACGGGCACCCCGGCCGGGACCGGAACGAGGCCCCGGGCCGAAAATCCGCCCCGGGCCCTGCCCCGGGGCGGCGTGATGGGATGGAGCCAGGTCCCGAGGGGAGGGCCGCGGCGCGCCAGGGAACGAACACGGAGCCGCAGCAGGCTGGGCGGGCCAGCCAGGACGGGCAGGCGGTGCAGGACGGCGAAGGGGCGGCCGCGTCCGGGGCCGAAGGCGCAGGCCTGGTCCGTGGCCGCGACGGTGTTCCGATCCCGCACCAACGGGTCCACGTACCAGACGCCCGCCGCGTCCGGCCTTCTTCCCACCCCGACCGCCCGGGCAGTGACGGTGAGCACCGGCTCCAGGAGCACTTGGGGACCACTGACCGCGCCGCCAAGTTCTATGACGAGCAGGTGCTCGACCGGCTCAACCCGCGGATGCGGGAGTTCGTGGCGCGGCAGGAGATGTTCTTCCTTGCCACCTCCGACCGCCACGGGGAGTGCGACAACACCTTCCGAGCCGGCCCTCCCGGCTTCGTCCAGGTCTTCGACGACAGGACGCTGGCCTACCCCGAGTACCGTGGCAACGGCGTCCTCGCCAGCCTCGGCAACCTCCAGGAGAATCCACACGTCGGCATTCTCATGATCGACTTCGTGCAGGACCGGATCGGTCTCCACGTCAACGGCCGGGCCCGTGTCCTGTCCGACGAAGAGATGCGCCGCGAACGCCCTGACCTGCCGGTCGACCCCGCGCCCGGCCGCCGGGCCCGGGTGTGGGTGGAGGTCACGGTGGAGGAGGCGTACATCCACTGCGCCAAGCACATCCCGCATCTTCAGAAGGTGCCGGCACGCGGGGACCGCGCGTGGGGCACGGACGACTCCAAGCGCAAGGGTGGTGACTTCTTCGGCGCGGCGGCCGAGGCAGCCGGCCGCGCTCCGGACGAGCGCCCGCGCCGCGAGGCCGGCGACCCCACGTCAAGGGCATCGGCCCCGCCGCACGCCGCCTGGCCGGCCGGAAGGGCCTGGTGACCGGAGTCGCCCGTGCGCGATCGCGACCGTGTCACCGGAGATCGAATCCCCTCGGACACAGAGTTGCCCCACAGCGCCCCGATTCTCGGCAAAGTACATCGGCACCCGATTCCGGCTCCCGACCGGGAGGTGGCCGTTTAGGCATTCCTGTCTGGCACCCTGCTCGCGTTACTCATACCTGACCGGCCACCTGCAGATCAGCGACGCACACGGAGCCGCCACCCGGCTGTTCACCATCGCCGGCTTTGCCCAGGCCGGTGCCACCATCGTCACCAGCTGGGTCGGCGGGTGGCTGTCGGGCCGCAGTGCCAGACGCAAGCCGTACGTGTGCGTCTCAACCCTCGGCATGGCGCTCGGGCTGCTGTTAGACGTCACGCCCGCCATCCTGGCCATCGGCGGCGGCAACAACTACGACGCGTTGTTTCTGGCGGCCACCGCCTTCACTGTGATCGCCGCGCTCGCCGTGATCGCCGCGCTCGCCGTGATCGCCGTGCTGCATGTGAAGAAGGCCCACTGACGTGCGCCGACACGGTCGCGATCAAGCCCCTGCAGGGAACCGTGTGACCACCGCTACACGGCCCGGCCTCGACAGCAGGGACGCCACCGAGGACACGGTCGATCCCGCCGCCTGGGACCGCTCCAATGCCCGGAGCGAGCGGGTGCAGGCCATCCTGCAGCAGATGACGTCAGCCGAGAAGATCGAGCTCGCCACCGGCGACATCAACTTCGACCATGTGCGACGCGCGTCGGGCATCCGCCGCGACGTGGGACACGGCGCTCGCCAAGCGCTACGGCGACGTCGAAGGCACCGAGGCGTTCGCCACCGGGCACAAAGTCTTCCTGAGACCCGTCGTCGACATCGCCTGCGTCCCCGTGGGCGGCCGCACCCACGAGTCGTTCGGCGAGAACCCGCTGCTGCGGGCTCGGAGGCGCCGTTACTCCCCGAGGACCAGCCGCTCCAGCACCGCCCGCGCCCGCGCGTCGGACTGTGCACGGGCCGCGACCGCGACCGCAAGCTCCCGTACCCACTCGTCGAGCGCCACCGGGCGCCGCGAGAGCACCACGCCGCGTACCTCCTTGCACACCTCGCCCTTGGGATGCGTCCCCGCCAGGTCGAGCACGAGTCGCTGCTCGCCGAGGAAGACCTCGACCCGCTCGATGCGGCCGTCGCGCCCCGCGAGCCGGTCGGCCATGCGCCGTTTGCGCTCGACGGCGATGGATCCCGGCGGCAGCGCCTCCGAAAGTGTTTCGGTGAGTACCTGGGCGTAGACCTCCAAGTCGGCGGCGTCCCTGCGCAGTGCGGCCGTCAGCAGGTCGATGGAGTCTGGTGCCCCGTCGGGCTCGAACGGGAGGGGGTCGTGTGGCGAGGTCATGGCGGGGCCTCTCGTGGGTGTGCGGTTGATCCGAGTCTGCTGGGCCGGGCGCTCAGCCGTCCAGGCTGAGCACCATCGTCGGGCGCTCGATGACGTGGTCCTCGCGCAGGGGCCGCACGGCCGTGCCGATCGCGAAGAACTCGGTGGTGTGACCGCCCCAGCGGTGGTTGTGCGCATTGAGCTGCACGCCGACGATGCCCTCCGCCCGCAGCTCCTCCGCCTCGTGCTGCATCCGCGCCATCGCCAGCTCCCGCGCGTCGTACAGCGCCTGCGTGAACTGCTCGATCTCCACGTTCTTGCCGATGTTGGAGAACATCTGCCCCATCCGCTGATGCGCGATGTGGTAGACGCAGGTGCCCATCACCATGCCCAGCGGGGCGTAACCGGCGCGGATGAGCGTCCAGAAGTCCTGGCCGTTGAGGTCCGAGGTGAACGGCTGCCCCTTGAGGTTGCGCCAGCTGCCGCCGTTGCCGCCTGGCGCAGGGTGTTCGGCCTTGACCGCCGTGCCGACCGCGATGAACTCCGCGATGTCGCTGCCGAATTCACGGGCTTCGACACTGAGCCGTACCCCGACGATACCGTCCGCGCCCAGCTGGGCCGCCTCCGCCTCCATGCGGGTCATCGCCAGCTCACGGGCGTGGTACATCGCCTGGCTGAGCGTCGTCAGCTCCTGGTTCTTGCCCCAGCGGCCCAGCTGGATGCCCACGTGGTAGATCGAACTACCCAGTACGAGACCGATGGGCCGGAATCCCGCCTCGCGCACAAGTAGAAACTCATTGACCGACAGGTCGCTGGTGAAGATCGAACCCGGCTTGCCCGGCTGCAGCTCGGCCAGACGCCGCATCGCGTCGGCCGGCACACCCTGGGCGGACATGCCGTCGGGAGTGCCATCGGCGGGGTTGAAGACGGTCATGAACGGGTTCCCCTCATCGTATGTCGGTGGCGGTGCGGCGCATGGCCCGCCGGCGTCGTTCCGGGTCGAGCGGCATCACGCTGAGTGTGCGGGGCGGCTGTTCGCGTACCGTGAAGCGGGCGACGGTGGTGCCCACCAACGTCGCCTCGGCCACATGGTCCTCTTGGTCGTTGTTGCCGCCGCGCAGACAGGACTCGCCCCAGATGCGCAGGTCGCCCGCGGAGAGGATCACGCCGTCTCCGCCCCGTCGGCCGCTCTGCGCCTGCAGGTGCGCACGCGCGTCGGAGCGCACTGCCTGAACGAGGTCGCTCCAGCCGCTGACTTCGGTGTTGTTCCACGAGCGCGTCTGTGAGCGGGTGCCGAAGTCGTCGTGGCGTACGCCGATGGACATCCCGTACAGCAGTTCCACCGGAACCCATCCCGCGGTCACCAGCTTCGCGAATCCCTGGCCGTCGAGGTGACAGGTGAACGGCTGCGGTGCCCGTACCGTCCCGGCCGCACGCACCGCGGTCCCGATCACCTTGAACTCCAGGCAGTTGGCCTGCGCCACGAACGGCGCCACGGTCAGCTGCGCCGCGACGACGCCGTCGCCGCCGAGAGCCGAGCACTCCGCGGTCATCCGGTCGAGGGCCGAGCGGCGCGCCTGGTCGAGCACCTCGACGAGCGCCGCGGAGGGGGCGCCGCCTCCGGAGAGGGCGACGCGCGCGTAGGGGCCGCCGAGGGCGTAACGTGCGCCCGCGTAAAGACAGTCGTGATAGCCCCAGTATCGTCCGCTGCGGCCCACGTGGTAGACGGCCGATCCCAT
The genomic region above belongs to Streptomyces sp. CG1 and contains:
- a CDS encoding PucR family transcriptional regulator; the encoded protein is MSQPDAARDGVIRLAARLEPRINQLARAIVERQRAEVPGFDLLPGEMRDVEIAATARHAIRGFLRHVQGLPDTDIVVFRERAVQRAEEGLPLVQLLRGYHVGAQVLLDALSELARPGEEAALQSLTRMQLSALQATVENVTEAYLAGLADHQGAARELARALIRGDEPREVAARYGLSLEPGYLVLSVQAPEPRTPVAARRLLRRVLARLAPLAEGRVLSLPDECGGCILLPSRTALDAVAGRLSSRLPTAPIVGAAPAGTPEEVPAAAERARRIAAVADKPGLHRLRDVLLDYHLSGAADSAPELGALLEPLDRQPGLTATVAAFLDCDFDRRRTAQALDVHPNTVDNRLARVTELTGVDPHTARGVQLFGAAMALHRIAGRDYR
- a CDS encoding heavy metal-binding domain-containing protein, whose translation is MTVFNPADGTPDGMSAQGVPADAMRRLAELQPGKPGSIFTSDLSVNEFLLVREAGFRPIGLVLGSSIYHVGIQLGRWGKNQELTTLSQAMYHARELAMTRMEAEAAQLGADGIVGVRLSVEAREFGSDIAEFIAVGTAVKAEHPAPGGNGGSWRNLKGQPFTSDLNGQDFWTLIRAGYAPLGMVMGTCVYHIAHQRMGQMFSNIGKNVEIEQFTQALYDARELAMARMQHEAEELRAEGIVGVQLNAHNHRWGGHTTEFFAIGTAVRPLREDHVIERPTMVLSLDG
- a CDS encoding ribosome-inactivating family protein is translated as MSNHHRQKTPSVFRRVSIGIATAAVGSTVLGIGVTTVQAAEPDQRQHASGIPSSSLSDGSTYAANQAQGRGQNAGGQDEQGSGNSNRSRRDLTSQQSIAVEFSNADSATPQEYLQFVNRVRNAVSEDGPSATYNANRYSFRQTRQDPNPISVRLSTGEGNSVATVDLLIRPSDLYVVGWRNQNRNYWMADAGAVPQGFEEAGFRFTYPQERATIPLGQQAMVQAIHTMTRDASVSERERAMTVLAQMVSEATRFNGIAQSISGLRSSDSTSHRDRPERWYTGSAPAPAVLDMENNWGALSVTLADLQNGQPPRNPISVNGTLIDNAEQLSQLLSVANRNSLTTNAPLMPQAPELPGRPGGESKGSEF
- a CDS encoding pyridoxamine 5'-phosphate oxidase family protein yields the protein MGTTDRAAKFYDEQVLDRLNPRMREFVARQEMFFLATSDRHGECDNTFRAGPPGFVQVFDDRTLAYPEYRGNGVLASLGNLQENPHVGILMIDFVQDRIGLHVNGRARVLSDEEMRRERPDLPVDPAPGRRARVWVEVTVEEAYIHCAKHIPHLQKVPARGDRAWGTDDSKRKGGDFFGAAAEAAGRAPDERPRREAGDPTSRASAPPHAAWPAGRAW
- a CDS encoding phosphatidylinositol-specific phospholipase C domain-containing protein, which produces MTNRRALIAFTAALLLLALPGQASAQPTTSTDAFNSLTVESHPDWMATVPDGTSLAALSLPGTHDTLAIHGGLAPWAYEAQEDHGDSAATLTAQLAAGVRAIDIRVRVVNGGTAFAIHHTDVYQNANFDDVLTTAAAFLAAHPTETVLMDLHGECDADTTEGGSGNSSIGHCADDPSNTTEAAREVLFQSYLVHYPGLFYAPSVAGSSTAAMPTLGQVRGHIVLTTFTGPRGQVYPGYGLTQLTTGNWAQYVENDYQQCNLDQKWNEARANLVNASNDTAGNMYTTYTSANCAPFGADPADMAGGYGGGTGINQRLLDYLKGSRASHTGTVLTDYPGHSLIDAVISSNPGMSLN
- a CDS encoding alkyl sulfatase dimerization domain-containing protein, with translation MSFSLTDYADRVWHGAVDDSIVHAGQAGSAVTEVVDGVGWYPGFGNVITFHTDDEVILFDTGNPLAADSLHQAVRAWSRLPVTTAVFSHGHIDHVFGMGPFDAENAPRPTVLAHERVGERFDRYLLTGGYNTVINQRQFRLPDLTWPTQYRRPDLTYRDALTLTRGELTFELFHVRGETDDATVAWIPEHRILCPGDMFIWVSPNCGNPQKVQRYPREWALALRRMAALGAEIMLPSHGAPLFGADRIRLALTETAEWLESLVQQTLDGLNSGARLDDLIHSVRPPAHLADRVYLQAKYDEPEFIVRNLWRRYAGWYDGNPAHLKPAPDDQVATALADLAGGAAALSDAARRYADAGELRVAGHLAEFAVQAAPDDATVHAARADINQARAESESSLMAQGIFTWAATESRERCGDKS
- a CDS encoding heavy metal-binding domain-containing protein — its product is MSGEWTGAGLPPAAAARIAEVRSSGTWSSALSTGEFAALRAVGFEPVGQVMGSAVYHVGRSGRYWGYHDCLYAGARYALGGPYARVALSGGGAPSAALVEVLDQARRSALDRMTAECSALGGDGVVAAQLTVAPFVAQANCLEFKVIGTAVRAAGTVRAPQPFTCHLDGQGFAKLVTAGWVPVELLYGMSIGVRHDDFGTRSQTRSWNNTEVSGWSDLVQAVRSDARAHLQAQSGRRGGDGVILSAGDLRIWGESCLRGGNNDQEDHVAEATLVGTTVARFTVREQPPRTLSVMPLDPERRRRAMRRTATDIR